In Astyanax mexicanus isolate ESR-SI-001 chromosome 17, AstMex3_surface, whole genome shotgun sequence, a single window of DNA contains:
- the zgc:86764 gene encoding protein regulator of cytokinesis 1 isoform X1, translating to MGSRKSEALAFSLVSGINHAMARLVDIWDSIGIMEDQRIERMQTVKKHIEDLLRDMITEEETLRHRIRTSIITTQKELETLCLEMSMDPYRLEEDLTVLQLEKNLRCQLETLQKEKNERLRELNDLRQQDEELCVTLCSTPYYIPSGSLPSQTQLQELKEHIKNLSVEKESRVKVFSGLREDIKNLMDEMGHEPETSLERDSVGSDTDIFLLTHENIQALKLLLSQLEIKKESLISSRDKLKNRATSLWHRLSYPEEEAEEFKQEALSTLSDDLRRWRNTVERLEVLQRARLEEVIDKVRQELVVLWDKCMFGPEQREPFNAHFCDNNYTEELLLLHDSELLKMKGVYEAARPLLEGVEKWERHWVLFQDFERKAADPNRFSNRGGALLKESKDRAKVQKLLPKLEEELKTHVEAWEKTQGSPFLLKGQRVMEYISKQWEEHRMQKDKEKNERMSKKADSSHFKTPTKRPHGQANSSVTPSKIRKTPSQAALRTPTMSSSSSISSSVSTSNVSSTFLCVPGKPPLSAKQRTKTIETCPNPRTPLQESNSDKKPSSISYADFTNELSKKANHNAILNSTVKDML from the exons ATGGGGAGCCGAAAAAG TGAAGCTCTGGCGTTCTCCCTTGTTTCTGGAATAAACCACGCCATGGCGAGGCTGGTGGACATATGGGACAGTATCGGCATCATGGAGGATCAGAGAATTGAAAGAATGCAGACTGTAAAGAAGCACATTGAG GACCTTTTAAGGGACATGATCACTGAAGAGGAGACTCTGAGACATCGCATTAGAACCAGTATCATTACCACACAGAAGGAGTTGGAGACATTATGTCTGGAGATGTCTATGGACCCATACAGA TTAGAGGAGGACCTGACGGTCCTGCAGCTGGAGAAGAACCTCCGCTGTCAGCTGGAGACGCTCCAGAAGGAAAAGAACGAGCGGCTGAGGGAGCTGAATGACCTGAGGCAGCAGGACGAGGAGCTGTGTGTGACCCTGTGCTCCACTCCGTATTACATTCCCAGCGGCAGCCTGCCTTCCCAAACACAGCTCCAGGAGCTCAAGGAGCACATTAAGAACCTTAGTGTGGAGAAG GAGAGCAGGGTGAAGGTGTTCTCTGGCCTCCGGGAGGACATCAAGAACCTGATGGATGAGATGGGCCACGAGCCTGAGACCAGCCTGGAGAgggactctgtgggttctgaTACAGACATCTTCCTGCTCACACACGAAAACATCCAGGCCCTGAAGCTGCTCCTCAGCCAG CTAGAAATAAAGAAGGAATCCCTTATTTCATCTCGGGACAAACTCAAGAATCGAGCTACCAGCCTGTGGCATCGCCTGAGTTATCCGGAAGAGGAAGCGGAGGAATTTAAACAGGAAGCACTGAGCACTCTGTCTGATGACCTTAGAAGG TGGAGGAACACAGTGGAGCGTCTGGAGGTTCTGCAGCGGGCCAGGCTGGAGGAAGTGATTGATAAAGTACGGCAGGAGCTCGTGGTCCTGTGGGACAAATGCATGTTTGGACCAGAGCAGAGAGAACCATTCAATGCACACTTCTGTGATA ATAACTACACAGAGGAGCTGCTGCTCCTACACGATTCTGAGCTGCTGAAAATGAAGGGTGTTTATGAGGCGGCTCGTCCGTTACTGGAGGGCGTAGAGAAATGGGAACGTCACTGGGTTCTCTTCCAGGATTTTGAG AGAAAGGCAGCAGATCCAAACCGATTCTCCAACAGAGGAGGAGCTTTACTGAAGGAGAGCAAGGATCGGGCCAAAGTGCAGAAGTTGCTTCCCAAG CTAGAAGAAGAGCTGAAGACCCACGTGGAGGCTTGGGAAAAGACTCAGGGCTCCCCCTTCCTGTTAAAAGGCCAGAGGGTGATGGAGTACATCTCTAAGCAGTGGGAGGAGCATCGCATGCAGAAGGACAAGGAGAAGAACGAGCGT ATGTCCAAAAAAGCAGACAGCTCTCATTTTAAAACCCCCACTAAGAGACCCCACGGACAGGCCAACAGCAGCGTGACCCCCAGCAAGATCAGGAAG ACTCCTAGTCAAGCTGCTCTTCGCACCCCAAccatgagcagcagcagcagcatcagcagcagtgtcAGCACCAGCAACGTGTCCAGCACCTTCCTCTGTGTTCCTGGAAAGCCTCCACTATCAGCAAAG CAGAGAACTAAGACCATAGAGACTTGTCCGAACCCCAGAACTCCACTGCAGGAGTCCAACAGTGATAAGAAGCCCAGCTCCATCAGTTACGCAGACTTTACA AATGAGCTCTCCAAAAAAGCCAATCACAACGCCATTCTGAACTCCACCGTTAAGGACATGCTGTGA
- the zgc:86764 gene encoding protein regulator of cytokinesis 1 isoform X2 — translation MGSRKSEALAFSLVSGINHAMARLVDIWDSIGIMEDQRIERMQTVKKHIEDLLRDMITEEETLRHRIRTSIITTQKELETLCLEMSMDPYRLEEDLTVLQLEKNLRCQLETLQKEKNERLRELNDLRQQDEELCVTLCSTPYYIPSGSLPSQTQLQELKEHIKNLSVEKESRVKVFSGLREDIKNLMDEMGHEPETSLERDSVGSDTDIFLLTHENIQALKLLLSQLEIKKESLISSRDKLKNRATSLWHRLSYPEEEAEEFKQEALSTLSDDLRRWRNTVERLEVLQRARLEEVIDKVRQELVVLWDKCMFGPEQREPFNAHFCDNNYTEELLLLHDSELLKMKGVYEAARPLLEGVEKWERHWVLFQDFERKAADPNRFSNRGGALLKESKDRAKVQKLLPKLEEELKTHVEAWEKTQGSPFLLKGQRVMEYISKQWEEHRMQKDKEKNERMSKKADSSHFKTPTKRPHGQANSSVTPSKIRKTPSQAALRTPTMSSSSSISSSVSTSNVSSTFLCVPGKPPLSAKRTKTIETCPNPRTPLQESNSDKKPSSISYADFTNELSKKANHNAILNSTVKDML, via the exons ATGGGGAGCCGAAAAAG TGAAGCTCTGGCGTTCTCCCTTGTTTCTGGAATAAACCACGCCATGGCGAGGCTGGTGGACATATGGGACAGTATCGGCATCATGGAGGATCAGAGAATTGAAAGAATGCAGACTGTAAAGAAGCACATTGAG GACCTTTTAAGGGACATGATCACTGAAGAGGAGACTCTGAGACATCGCATTAGAACCAGTATCATTACCACACAGAAGGAGTTGGAGACATTATGTCTGGAGATGTCTATGGACCCATACAGA TTAGAGGAGGACCTGACGGTCCTGCAGCTGGAGAAGAACCTCCGCTGTCAGCTGGAGACGCTCCAGAAGGAAAAGAACGAGCGGCTGAGGGAGCTGAATGACCTGAGGCAGCAGGACGAGGAGCTGTGTGTGACCCTGTGCTCCACTCCGTATTACATTCCCAGCGGCAGCCTGCCTTCCCAAACACAGCTCCAGGAGCTCAAGGAGCACATTAAGAACCTTAGTGTGGAGAAG GAGAGCAGGGTGAAGGTGTTCTCTGGCCTCCGGGAGGACATCAAGAACCTGATGGATGAGATGGGCCACGAGCCTGAGACCAGCCTGGAGAgggactctgtgggttctgaTACAGACATCTTCCTGCTCACACACGAAAACATCCAGGCCCTGAAGCTGCTCCTCAGCCAG CTAGAAATAAAGAAGGAATCCCTTATTTCATCTCGGGACAAACTCAAGAATCGAGCTACCAGCCTGTGGCATCGCCTGAGTTATCCGGAAGAGGAAGCGGAGGAATTTAAACAGGAAGCACTGAGCACTCTGTCTGATGACCTTAGAAGG TGGAGGAACACAGTGGAGCGTCTGGAGGTTCTGCAGCGGGCCAGGCTGGAGGAAGTGATTGATAAAGTACGGCAGGAGCTCGTGGTCCTGTGGGACAAATGCATGTTTGGACCAGAGCAGAGAGAACCATTCAATGCACACTTCTGTGATA ATAACTACACAGAGGAGCTGCTGCTCCTACACGATTCTGAGCTGCTGAAAATGAAGGGTGTTTATGAGGCGGCTCGTCCGTTACTGGAGGGCGTAGAGAAATGGGAACGTCACTGGGTTCTCTTCCAGGATTTTGAG AGAAAGGCAGCAGATCCAAACCGATTCTCCAACAGAGGAGGAGCTTTACTGAAGGAGAGCAAGGATCGGGCCAAAGTGCAGAAGTTGCTTCCCAAG CTAGAAGAAGAGCTGAAGACCCACGTGGAGGCTTGGGAAAAGACTCAGGGCTCCCCCTTCCTGTTAAAAGGCCAGAGGGTGATGGAGTACATCTCTAAGCAGTGGGAGGAGCATCGCATGCAGAAGGACAAGGAGAAGAACGAGCGT ATGTCCAAAAAAGCAGACAGCTCTCATTTTAAAACCCCCACTAAGAGACCCCACGGACAGGCCAACAGCAGCGTGACCCCCAGCAAGATCAGGAAG ACTCCTAGTCAAGCTGCTCTTCGCACCCCAAccatgagcagcagcagcagcatcagcagcagtgtcAGCACCAGCAACGTGTCCAGCACCTTCCTCTGTGTTCCTGGAAAGCCTCCACTATCAGCAAAG AGAACTAAGACCATAGAGACTTGTCCGAACCCCAGAACTCCACTGCAGGAGTCCAACAGTGATAAGAAGCCCAGCTCCATCAGTTACGCAGACTTTACA AATGAGCTCTCCAAAAAAGCCAATCACAACGCCATTCTGAACTCCACCGTTAAGGACATGCTGTGA
- the slc26a1 gene encoding sulfate anion transporter 1, which translates to MGSSSAEDMEDVKPLPMGSLERKARKRKGALETLKSKLRNQLSCSVPKVKRMLTGFFPVVVWLPKYKINEYVWGDLMSGLIVGIILVPQAIAYCLLAGLEPIYGLYTSFFGNIIYFILGTSRHVSVGIFSLMSLMVGQVVDREVYLAGFDLGDESKQSSLDGGWNASEDYSNTALNLTIKAFNMECGKECYAISIATALTFLAGIYQVMMAVFRLGFVSIYLSAPMLDGFATGASCTILTVQAKYLLGLKIPRHQGYGTVVVTWINIFKNIHKTNFCDMITSAICIAVLVAGKELQDRYKNRLKMPLPTELVVVGLATVVSHFADLNGQYSSSISGAIPTGFIPPQVPKFDLMPRIALDAIPLAVISFAFTVSLSEMFAKKNGYTVKPNQEMLAIGFCNIIPSFFHCFTTSAALAKTMVKDSTGCQTQVSSVVSALVVLLVLLFLAPFFYSLQKCVLACIIIVSLRGALRKFRDVPTLWRLSKIDAAVWIVTMFSAALISVEIGLVIGVVVSMICVVVQTQFPKASLLGQIENTNHYEDMDDYSHLVSVPKIKIFRFQAPLYYANKEFFLKSLYKAVGLEPFLEKTRRKKMEKKAKERAAKKTMGDNDNGDVSIGLIAPELDFHTIILDCSSMSFIDTTGITTFKGLLKDYKEIGVSIILACCNTNVIDSLRKGSFFGPDDKEMYTLSFHTIQSAVSFATDATAASVNSSSV; encoded by the exons ATGGGAAGTTCATCAGCAGAAGACATGGAGGACGTAAAACCTCTACCCATGGGCTCCTTGGAACGCAAGGCCCGAAAGAGAAAAGGAGCGCTGGAGACCCTGAAGAGCAAACTGCGAAATCAGCTTTCCTGTTCAGTGCCAAAAGTGAAGCGCATGCTAACAGGCTTCTTCCCTGTGGTGGTCTGGCTGCCAAAGTACAAGATCAACGAATATGTGTGGGGTGATCTGATGTCAGGACTCATAGTTGGGATCATCTTGGTGCCTCAAGCCATTGCTTACTGCCTACTGGCAGGTTTGGAGCCTATTTACGGTTTGTACACGTCCTTCTTCGGGAATATCATCTACTTCATCCTAGGCACGTCCAGGCATGTGTCCGTGGGGATCTTCAGTCTCATGAGTTTGATGGTTGGGCAGGTTGTGGACAGAGAGGTCTATCTGGCTGGTTTTGATTTGGGTGATGAGAGTAAGCAGAGCTCCTTGGACGGCGGATGGAACGCGAGTGAAGACTACAGCAACACTGCACTTAATCTCACAATAAAGGCCTTTAATATGGAGTGTGGAAAGGAATGCTATGCTATTAGCATTGCCACAGCGTTGACATTCCTTGCTGGGATTTACCAG GTCATGATGGCTGTATTTCGACTGGGTTTTGTCTCCATTTACCTCTCTGCTCCAATGCTGGATGGTTTTGCCACTGGTGCCTCATGCACCATCCTAACTGTTCAGGCTAAATATCTACTAGGCCTGAAGATCCCTCGCCACCAGGGCTACGGTACGGTCGTGGTGACCTGGAtcaacatttttaagaacattcACAAGACCAACTTCTGTGATATGATCACAAGTGCTATTTGTATTGCTGTGCTAGTGGCAGGGAAGGAGCTCCAGGACCGGTACAAGAATCGCCTGAAGATGCCGCTCCCCACAGAACTTGTAGTAGTAGGGTTAGCTACTGTAGTGTCCCATTTCGCTGACCTCAATGGACAGTACAGCTCTAGCATCTCAGGTGCCATCCCAACTGGTTTCATTCCCCCACAGGTGCCCAAATTTGATCTGATGCCCAGGATAGCTCTTGATGCCATTCCTCTGGCTGTGATCAGTTTCGCTTTCACTGTTTCCTTGTCAGAGATGTTCGCTAAAAAGAATGGATACACAGTTAAACCCAACCAGGAGATGCTGGCGATTGGTTTCTGTAACATCATTCCGTCCTTCTTTCACTGCTTCACCACAAGTGCTGCTCTGGCCAAAACAATGGTGAAAGACTCTACGGGTTGCCAGACCCAAGTTTCCAGTGTTGTGAGTGCCTTAGTTGTGCTCCTGGTCCTTTTATTTTTAGCCCCGTTCTTCTACTCCCTGCAGAAGTGCGTCCTGGCCTGCATCATTATCGTCAGCCTGAGAGGTGCCCTGCGTAAATTCAGAGACGTTCCCACGCTTTGGCGTCTCAGCAAGATTGATGCAGCGGTCTGGATTGTGACCATGTTCTCAGCTGCCCTGATTAGCGTGGAGATTGGACTGGTGATTGGAGTTGTCGTTTCCATGATATGTGTGGTGGTTCAAACCCAATTCCCCAAGGCTTCTCTGCTGGGCCAAATCGAGAACACCAATCACTACGAGGACATGGACGACTATAGCCACCTCGTGAGCGTTCCTAAAATAAAAATCTTCCGCTTTCAGGCCCCCCTTTACTATGCCAACAAGGAATTTTTCTTAAAGTCCTTATACAAAGCAGTTGGACTCGAGCCATTCCTTGAAAAGACCAGAAGGAAAAAGATGGAGAAAAAAGCGAAAGAAAGGGCGGCGAAGAAGACAATGGGGGACAATGACAACGGTGATGTGAGTATAGGCCTAATAGCTCCTGAGCTGGATTTCCACACCATAATCCTGGACTGTTCCTCCATGTCTTTCATCGACACCACAGGAATTACCACCTTTAAAGGACTGCTGAAAGACTACAAAGAAATCGGTGTGAGCATAATTCTAGCTTGCTGCAACACAAATGTCATAGATTCCCTTAGAAAAGGATCTTTCTTCGGACCAGACGATAAAGAAATGTATACTTTGTCATTCCACACGATTCAGAGTGCTGTTTCTTTTGCTACAGATGCCACTGCAGCATCAGTTAATTCTTCATCAGTTTAA